In Ammospiza caudacuta isolate bAmmCau1 chromosome Z, bAmmCau1.pri, whole genome shotgun sequence, the genomic stretch TGGTTACTGAGCATGAGGATGGCACCCACTCAGCTACCTGCAGAAAATGTCTCTGTGAGACAGAGAATACAATTGAATCTTCCCTCATGGTATTTCATGGTCTCTGTAGGCATGAGTGGGTACAGGGCTGTTTGATTCAACTTTCTGTGTAGATGCACAGCGTTTCTGGGGCGTAACACAGTAGTGTATAATGTATTCTACAGCTGCTCTTTGAATAAGAGTAGTGAAACACTACATcacaaacaaatatttattgaaatagaaaatgtaaTGATCATAATATTGATATATGGCTGGACTTGTCAAAGGATTTCAGTTGAGCATCTCAATATGattcctttttcatttcagatgtCTGTGTGTTACAGAATGAACCAAGACAGAGCAGACCAGACCAAACAATAGGTTTGCTCCatcaaaagagaaattttaccACAGAACCATTGTCCAGAATGACAGTTTCTACAGGGGACTTGTTGCCACTCAAAGCTGTAAACCTCTGAATCCGGGCCAGAGAAGCAAGGCTCCCTTTGAGTACATAACCAATTACAGGATGAATTatggatgggcagagtccaaTGAGATGAcgtttaacaagtccaagtgctgagtcctgcgttttggccacaataacccctgCAGCATtacaggctggggatgctgtggctggacagtgcccagaaagggacctgggggtgctggtgacatcaggctgaacatgagccagcagtgtgccctgggggccaagaaggccaagggcatcctggcctgtgtcaggaacagtgtggccagcaggagcagggaggtcattctcccctgtactcagcactggtgaggccacacctcgagtgctgtgtccagttctgatccctcagtttgggaaggaccttgagaCGCTTGAGcgcatccagaggaggcaacgaggctggagaggggctgggaacacaaaccctgtgaggaacggctgagggagctggggtggctcagcctggagaaaaggagactcaggggtggccttatcactctctacaatctcctgaaaggtggctgcagccaggtgggggttagtctctttctccaggcagcaactgacagaacaAGAGGTCACAGTCTAAAGCTGCACCAAGtgaaatataggttggatattaggaaattttttttaatggaaagagtgataaagtggTCTGCcaggggaggtggtggaatcaccattcctggatgtgtttaaaaaaaggttggatgtggcacttggggccatggtttagttgaggtgttagggcatggattggactcaatgatcttcaAGGTCTCTTCAAAttagtgattctgtgatgtgcCACCTCCTCTGGTGAAACATTATGTCCATAAAATTCAGATATACAAGGTCAATTATGTTTCATTTGATGGTCTCACTACACACAAATTTTCCTACCAGGGGTGGGCTGGTCAGCCAACTAAGCTTCCATAGAAGAAGCCATACCAGAAAAAACCAGCCCCTGTCTTCCTTTCTCCACTACAACTGAATTTCAGGAAAAACACAAAGCTTGACTACAGCCTCCTGTATTCACCAGAAAACCTGATATTTATCTTCTTCCTCTGGAGAAAATGGACATCCACACCACTACTTGGACACATTGGAAGCACCTAAATGAAAAGCCAGCCAAAATGTGTCGATCTTTGGCCCAGCTTAATAAAATTACTGAGCCATTTAACAGCTCTTCTACAGTGAAGGAAGACTATAAGCCTTGGCTACGAAATGGACTAAAACCCATCACTCGTGCTCCAGACTTTCCCAGCAAAACCAATAGATTTCTTGGCTACATTTTGGACCCATCACGGACCTCATTCTCTCACAGTTATGTAAACCTACCAGCCTGTCTGGTCAGGCCCAAAGCATCACAGTCTCCCAGATGCTAAAACAACCTACACTGCCAGTTACACACCAAAGGGCTTTGCTAGATGCCTGGCCCCTTACAAAGACCCATCCCAGATACATCTTTGAGAAAACTGACGCTGACAGCTTGATTTTGTTTGGTAAACAAACTTCTTATAAACCAGTTGCTGTTTTCATATTTGGAGAactcttaaaataaaacttaattCCCTGGCACTGACTCTTTCTAGTAAATTCATACAAGTGAAGAACATAAAATCCAGGGAAAAGACattgatttttgtttctctgtattttttttatttttttcctacctaACTCTTGCTTATTGATTGAGAGATGTCCTCCTCCTGAGACGGTAATAGAAAGATCTCTTAGTAATAAACTTTATTATGGATGAAAAGGGCTCCATAAAAACAGAGGTGGAACAGACGAATTGCCTGATGTGAAGTCACATGTAAAAGTCATTGCTGGATAACAAAGTCTGATATCTGGCCTTTTCCCGTATTCCCATCAAAGACACATACAAAAGGTACAACTACTGTATAAATATTATTGAGTATTGCACCTTCATAAATTGTGTCACTGTGCTGTCCAGAACTAGGCTATCAGATGGGAGGTTTGTGTGCCAAAGATGCCACCCTAGGTTGACATCTTGTAAGAGAACTTTTTCAGTAAAAGCTCTTCACTTTAGGGTTCTGGATAGGTACCAGAAACATCAAAGAGTTGAAATTGTCACATGTTGCTGTagctcagccagcagccagAGTTGCATTATGTTTTGAATAAAGCCATTATTAAGTTTCTGACCCTAACTGTTCATTTCTGTGTCCAAAGTGCTTTCTGTAGGCTTATGAATGTTCTATTGGCACTCTGAAACTTCCTGACTTCTTAAGCACATTCTGCTTTCCTAAATCCTCCTCTCCCTTactcctggcagctctggctgttTCCTGAGTATTTAGCTCAAGTGCTAGGTAAAGTTGTTGCATGCTTGATGATtcttgtgggtcctttccaactcagggTATTCTATTTTTATGTGACTATGATTCCATGAAAGGCTTCTGTCTGACCATAAAGCAGCATTTAAAGAGGAAGATAATTTTCTGtgtaaaggaattttaaaaatttgggaAAGCTTTGAAACCTGTTGGGATAAAAATTCTTCCTAAGTGCTGTCAAGTTAAAGCTAAACACATTCAGTCTGAAAGCCGGAATGCTTAACCCTGAGGTTGGGAAGCCACTGGAACAATACCTTAGGGGCACCGTGGTTCTGCTTCCCTTGAAGTCCTTGAATCAGTCCTAGAGGCCTTTTCTAAACATATGTCCTAGTTCAATGAAAAACTGTGTTCCTTACCACAGGAAAAACGAGGCAAATCTCTACAGATTACACTACACAAAAGGGCCAAACTATGCAGTGATTGATGACTTCACACAGCCTTCAGAAATTCAGTAACCCGTAAAATATTCACTCACCTGTGGTGAGGTATTGACTGAGAGTTtgtttggcctttttttttcagctcctCTTATTTTATCAACTACTCTTTTTGAATCTGCATTTCTTTAATATTGAATTTCTACAAGAAAGtactttttcttccccatctctTTTTCACTAgttgtttttctgattttatttatcAACCTGTAGTTCTGCCAATTTTGAAATAgaatttatatgaaaaaaacaGCTGAGGCTTGTGACTGCAGAAAAGATTGTTCTTTTGTGCATAAAAGCTCT encodes the following:
- the SAXO1 gene encoding LOW QUALITY PROTEIN: stabilizer of axonemal microtubules 1 (The sequence of the model RefSeq protein was modified relative to this genomic sequence to represent the inferred CDS: inserted 4 bases in 2 codons; deleted 3 bases in 2 codons; substituted 5 bases at 5 genomic stop codons): MVSPISFVMPKFTGSQPELRSRSSTLVSIRWYQHYLNFSKGFDNILIFRNILIGKLRKCGLKEWTVKAEKVRVRLAEVKADTQLHNLPAPLHVVRPRAVLVANWIAAKRREGRSWTLAGGQLDLLESPRCQPGRDALTYQRMTQNKRRDYIAHEELPQKPKPSEKHVKRHENTDLTSTYXSSYTMAQVSSCLSWRMRRHTPRTKMDIRTTYKGNPPLQLXXTKTEQTRPNNRFAPSKEKFYHRTIVQNDSFYRGLVATQSCKPLNPGQRSKAPFEYITNYRMNYVPPPLVKHYVHKIQIYKVNYVSFDGLTTHKFSYQGWAGQPTKLPXKKPYQKKPAPLPFSTTTEFQEKHKAXLQPPVFTRKPDIYLLPLEKMDIHTTTWTHWKHLNEKPAKMCRSLAQLNKITEPFNSSSTVKEDYKPWLRNGLKPITRAPXTFPAKPIDFLATFWTHHGPHSLTVMXTYQPVWSGPKHHSLPDAKTTYTASYTPKGFARCLAPYKDPPRYIFEKTDADSLILFGKQTSYKPVAVFIFGELLK